One window of the Salvia miltiorrhiza cultivar Shanhuang (shh) chromosome 6, IMPLAD_Smil_shh, whole genome shotgun sequence genome contains the following:
- the LOC130988000 gene encoding calnexin homolog 1-like, producing the protein MEYPNRKIWIVQCLLLFSAACFISQLHASDDVIFYESFDEDFEGRWIASENPDYTGVWKHVKSEGHDDHGLLVGEKARKHAIVKPLDDPVVLKDKTIVLQFEVRLQNGLECGGAYIKYLRPQDAGWVPKGFDNESPYTIMFGPDRCGATNKVHFILKHKNPKSGNFVEHHLKFPPSVPSDKLTHVYTAILTPDNEVRILVDGEEKKKGNFLSGDDFDPPLIPSKTIPDPDDKKPEDWDERAKIPDPAATKPDDWDEDAPLEIEDEEAEKPEGWLDDEPEEVDDPEAAKPEDWDDEEDGEWEAPKVDNPKCAEAPGCGEWKRPMKRNPAYKGKWHAPLIDNPNYKGIWKPQEIDNPEYFELDKPNFEPIAAIGIEIWTMQDGILFDNILISSSEKEAETYRETTWKPKFTVEKEKQKEEESTDSDGLKGFQKVVFEYLYKIADLPFLGEHKVKVLDLLEKAEKQANLTIGILVSVVVVFFSILLKLIFGGKKTANVVAETKKTDVAETSDDQGSSEAKDEQNEDGAAAPPRRRTQRRDD; encoded by the exons ATGGAGTATCCGAATCGGAAGATTTGGATAGTGCAGTGTTTGTTACTATTTTCCGCCGCCTGCTTCATTTCTCAGCTCCACGCTTCCGATGATGTG ATTTTCTATGAGTCGTTTGATGAGGATTTTGAGGGGAGATGGATCGCGTCTGAGAATCCGGACTACACAG gTGTGTGGAAACATGTGAAGAGTGAGGGACATGATGATCATGGACTTCTTGTTGGGGAGAAAGCCAGGAAGCATGCCATTGTGAAGCCACTTGATGACCCTGTGGTCCTCAAGGATAAGACGATTGTTCTTCAATTTGAAGTTCGCCTCCAGAATGGCCTTGAATGCGGTGGTGCTTATATCAAGTACCTCCGTCCACAGGATGCTggatgggttccaaagggattTGATAACGAGTCTCCTTACACAATAATGTTTGGGCCCGATAGATGTGGAGCCACAAACAAGGTCCACTTCATCCTGAAGCACAAGAACCCCAAGAGCGGCAACTTTGTCGAGCATCATCTCAAGTTCCCACCATCAGTACCTTCTGACAAGTTGACCCATGTTTACACCGCCATCTTGACCCCTGATAATGAGGTGAGGATCTTGGTTGATGgcgaagagaagaagaagggcAATTTCCTCTCAGGAGATGACTTTGATCCTCCTCTGATCCCTTCCAAGACTATCCCTGATCCGGATGACAAGAAGCCTGAGGATTGGGATGAGAGAGCAAAGATCCCCGACCCAGCAGCCACCAAACCAGATGATTGGGATGAGGATGCTCCATTGGAAATTGAAGATGAAGAGGCTGAGAAGCCCGAAGGTTGGTTGGATGACGAGCCTGAGGAGGTTGATGATCCTGAGGCAGCCAAACCAGAGGATTGGGACGATGAAGAAGATGGTGAATGGGAGGCACCCAAAGTTGATAACCCAAAGTGTGCTGAAGCTCCTGGATGCGGTGAGTGGAAGAGACCAATGAAGAGAAACCCTGCTTACAAAGGAAAATGGCACGCCCCACTCATTGACAACCCCAACTACAAGGGTATCTGGAAACCCCAGGAGATCGATAACCCTGAGTACTTTGAGCTTGACAAGCCTAACTTTGAACCCATTGCTGCTATTGGTATTGAGATCTGGACAATGCAAGATGGTATTCTGTTCGACAACATTTTGATCTCTTCCAGTGAGAAAGAGGCAGAAACCTACCGTGAGACAACATGGAAGCCAAAATTCACAGTAGAGAAAGAGAAGCAAAAGGAAGAGGAATCTACGGACTCTGATGGGCTTAAGGGCTTCCAG AAAGTGGTATTTGAATACCTTTACAAGATTGCGGACCTTCCATTCTTGGGCGAGCACAAAGTTAAAGTCTTG GACTTGCTTGAGAAGGCTGAGAAACAAGCAAATCTCACAATTGGTATCCTTGTCTCTGTTGTGGTTGTTTTCTTCTCGATTTTGTTGAAGCTCATCTTTGGTGGGAAGAAGACT GCTAACGTGGTCGCAGAGACGAAGAAAACAGATGTCGCTGAGACTTCAGACGATCAGGGAAGCTCGGAAGCGAAAGACGAGCAGAATGAAGATGGAGCTGCTGCTCCTCCTCGCCGCAGGACCCAAAGGCGTGATGACTGA